A single Cronobacter condimenti 1330 DNA region contains:
- the glgX gene encoding glycogen debranching protein GlgX produces the protein MSNGKAFEITAGCSYPLGANYDGEGVNFAIFSAHAERVELCLYDPSGKNEIARLTLPEYTHEIWHGYVPGLPPGTLYGYRVHGPYDPENGHRFNPNKLLVDPYARELAGNIEWNEAHFAYDLLHEDKDLTFDERDSAPYMPKCRVIDPNEFDWQDKNRPSIVWPHAVVYETHVKGFTQLNPAVPPELRGTYEGMGHKATVDYIKSLGITSVELLPVHWFPDDQHLLDKGLKNFWGYNTLGFFAPASRYFGPGGIQGFRDMVRAYHDTGIEVILDVVYNHTAEGNELGPTLSFKGIDNFSYYRTMPDQHRYYINDTGTGNTVNTSHPRVLQMIMDSLRYWAESMHIDGFRFDLGTILGREPEGFDQRGGFFDAIMQDPVLSKVKLIGEPWDIGPGGYQVGGFPPGWAEWNDKYRDTVREYWKGDNVSTDFAARLLGSGDLYDQRGRRPWASVNFITAHDGFTLNDLVSYNSKHNEDNGEDNNDGHNDNRSYNYGAEGPTDDEGINAVRERQKRNFLATLLFSHGTPMLLAGDEFGRSQMGNNNGYCQDSEISWVHWENLPESAEALREFTRKVIKLRAEQPLLRRESWRDGMVIEWFNAGGGYQQPEQWDEGSTLGVYIGRPDLETEQGIWHDVLMLFNPFEGTVPFRIPQFGEGGWVLELTTSDTANHGLVITKEKDFELEGRSIALFRRP, from the coding sequence ATGTCAAACGGTAAGGCTTTTGAAATCACGGCGGGATGCAGTTATCCCCTCGGCGCGAATTACGACGGCGAGGGGGTGAACTTCGCAATTTTTTCCGCGCATGCGGAGCGCGTTGAGCTGTGCCTCTACGATCCGAGCGGCAAAAACGAAATCGCCCGGCTGACGCTGCCGGAATATACCCATGAGATCTGGCACGGCTATGTGCCTGGCCTGCCGCCGGGCACGTTGTACGGTTATCGCGTTCACGGACCTTACGATCCTGAAAACGGCCACCGTTTTAACCCGAACAAATTGCTGGTGGACCCTTATGCGCGCGAGCTTGCCGGGAACATTGAATGGAACGAGGCGCACTTCGCCTACGATCTGTTGCATGAAGATAAAGATCTGACCTTCGATGAACGCGACAGCGCGCCCTATATGCCGAAGTGTCGCGTTATCGACCCGAATGAATTTGACTGGCAGGATAAAAACCGGCCGTCCATCGTCTGGCCGCACGCGGTGGTGTATGAAACGCATGTAAAAGGCTTCACGCAGCTTAATCCGGCTGTACCACCGGAGCTGCGAGGTACGTATGAGGGGATGGGGCACAAGGCGACGGTGGATTACATTAAAAGCCTTGGTATTACTTCCGTTGAACTGCTGCCGGTGCACTGGTTCCCCGACGATCAACACCTGCTTGATAAAGGCCTGAAAAACTTCTGGGGCTACAATACGCTCGGCTTTTTTGCGCCCGCCTCGCGCTATTTCGGCCCGGGCGGCATTCAGGGGTTCCGCGACATGGTGCGCGCCTACCATGACACCGGTATCGAGGTTATCCTGGACGTGGTCTACAACCACACGGCAGAAGGCAACGAACTCGGCCCGACCCTCTCCTTCAAGGGCATCGACAACTTCTCTTACTATCGCACCATGCCGGACCAGCACCGTTATTACATCAATGATACCGGCACCGGCAATACGGTGAACACCTCGCATCCGCGTGTCTTACAGATGATCATGGATTCGCTGCGTTACTGGGCGGAATCAATGCATATCGACGGTTTTCGTTTCGACCTCGGCACTATTCTCGGGCGCGAGCCGGAGGGCTTTGACCAGCGCGGCGGCTTCTTTGACGCCATCATGCAGGATCCGGTGCTCTCAAAAGTGAAACTCATCGGCGAGCCGTGGGATATCGGCCCGGGCGGCTACCAGGTGGGTGGCTTCCCGCCGGGCTGGGCGGAGTGGAATGACAAATACCGCGATACGGTGCGTGAATACTGGAAAGGCGATAACGTCTCGACCGATTTCGCCGCGCGTCTGCTTGGCTCCGGTGACCTTTACGATCAGCGCGGGCGCAGGCCGTGGGCAAGCGTGAATTTCATCACCGCGCACGACGGCTTTACGCTCAACGATCTGGTCTCTTATAACAGCAAACATAACGAGGATAACGGCGAAGATAACAACGACGGCCATAATGACAACCGCTCTTATAATTACGGCGCGGAAGGCCCGACGGACGATGAAGGGATCAACGCGGTGCGTGAGCGCCAGAAACGTAACTTCCTCGCCACGTTGTTATTCTCCCACGGGACCCCGATGCTGCTGGCGGGCGATGAGTTTGGCCGCAGCCAGATGGGGAATAACAACGGGTACTGTCAGGACAGCGAGATCTCCTGGGTGCACTGGGAGAACCTGCCGGAAAGCGCCGAGGCGCTGCGCGAGTTTACCCGCAAGGTGATTAAACTGCGGGCAGAGCAGCCGCTGTTGCGCCGCGAAAGCTGGCGCGACGGAATGGTGATTGAGTGGTTTAACGCGGGTGGCGGCTATCAGCAGCCAGAGCAGTGGGATGAAGGCTCCACGCTTGGGGTGTATATCGGCAGGCCGGATCTGGAAACCGAACAAGGGATCTGGCATGACGTGCTGATGCTGTTCAACCCGTTTGAGGGCACGGTGCCGTTCCGCATTCCACAGTTTGGCGAAGGCGGCTGGGTGCTGGAGCTGACGACATCCGATACCGCCAACCACGGTCTGGTTATTACCAAGGAGAAGGATTTCGAGCTGGAAGGGCGCAGTATTGCGCTGTTCAGACGGCCTTAA
- a CDS encoding siderophore-interacting protein: MTASYRIFNVTLRRRVAVTPSLLRCVFTGPEIAHMKHEAPDQRIKLLFARPDGDTAQLPVSDRWYQDYLALPREQRPLMRTYTLRALRAAECELDVEFVLHGDTGPASRWASHAKPGDALQIVAPDGEFPGDSGGYEWMADDALRQALLIADETALPAALGILEQLARQPSPPRVQAFLEVPLAQDVQPLRYPFADIHWLAREDRALHGERLLEAVKTAATLPASALSAVDITQSETTDDALIWQRAGGAGAFRAWVAAESGAVKRLRHYLTRERQLDPSRACFMAYWARGKSHA, from the coding sequence ATGACCGCCAGTTACCGTATTTTTAATGTGACGCTGCGCCGCCGCGTTGCCGTGACGCCCTCACTGTTGCGCTGCGTGTTTACCGGCCCGGAAATTGCGCATATGAAGCATGAAGCGCCCGATCAGCGGATCAAACTGCTGTTTGCGCGCCCGGATGGCGACACGGCGCAGTTACCGGTGAGCGACAGATGGTATCAGGATTATCTGGCGCTGCCCCGTGAGCAGCGGCCACTGATGCGCACCTACACCTTGCGCGCGCTGCGCGCAGCCGAATGTGAACTGGATGTGGAGTTTGTTCTGCATGGTGATACCGGCCCCGCCTCGCGCTGGGCCAGCCACGCGAAACCTGGCGATGCGCTGCAAATCGTTGCACCGGATGGCGAGTTCCCGGGCGACAGCGGCGGTTACGAATGGATGGCCGATGATGCGCTCCGCCAGGCCTTGCTGATAGCCGATGAAACGGCGCTGCCCGCCGCGCTCGGCATCCTTGAACAGCTCGCCCGCCAGCCTTCGCCGCCTCGCGTACAGGCCTTTCTGGAAGTGCCGCTGGCGCAGGATGTTCAGCCTCTGCGCTACCCGTTTGCCGATATCCACTGGCTTGCGCGTGAAGACCGTGCCTTACACGGCGAGCGGCTGCTGGAGGCGGTGAAAACGGCTGCCACGCTGCCGGCCTCTGCACTCTCCGCAGTGGATATTACCCAGTCAGAAACCACTGACGACGCGCTTATCTGGCAACGCGCCGGTGGGGCAGGGGCATTTCGCGCCTGGGTCGCGGCAGAGTCTGGTGCCGTGAAACGCCTGCGACATTACCTGACGCGCGAGCGTCAGCTTGATCCGTCCCGCGCCTGTTTTATGGCGTACTGGGCGCGCGGTAAAAGCCACGCGTAA
- a CDS encoding helix-turn-helix domain-containing protein: MTTVYPLKTLSQLRPLLVGFRKNQGLTQREVSERLGVTQQTYARLEANPASASIERLFRVFNVLGIEMTLSEMQKDPSSDIAASDTSPARREAW; the protein is encoded by the coding sequence ATGACTACCGTCTATCCACTGAAAACGCTCAGCCAGCTGCGCCCGCTGCTGGTGGGCTTTCGCAAAAACCAGGGACTGACGCAACGCGAAGTGTCCGAACGACTTGGGGTTACGCAGCAAACGTATGCCCGGCTTGAGGCCAACCCTGCCTCGGCAAGCATTGAACGTTTGTTCCGCGTATTTAACGTGCTCGGTATTGAGATGACGCTTAGCGAAATGCAGAAGGATCCCTCCTCTGATATCGCTGCAAGTGACACCTCGCCCGCCCGTCGTGAGGCGTGGTGA
- a CDS encoding type II toxin-antitoxin system HipA family toxin yields the protein MRRTPRLAIWMNGIPVGYWDKHLGDDRLEYLPEWTEDAQGRPLSLSLPFTPGNQPYRGTRVRDYFDNLLPDSEGIRRRLAMRYQAHSLDPFDLLAELGRDCVGAIQLLRADEQPEGLFAIRARPLSTVDIAAMLRHTAQAFPGQQGEEETLRLSIAGAQEKTALLWHNGQWCLPEGNTPTTHIFKLPLGLVGNMQADMRTSIENEWLCSQLLAAYDIPVARTQMAQFEEQKVLIVERFDRRLSRDKQWWLRLPQEDMCQALGVSPLRKYQSDGGPGIGDIMTILSRSEQARADRATFFRAQIVFWILAATDGHAKNFSIAHLPGNRYHLTPLYDVLSAWPVIGPGNNQIAWQKCKLAMAVRGSSNYYHLSQIRRRHWLRQGELAGLSHAQVTAMVDALIAATPDVIDRVAAALPAGFPLALAEQIFEGMRQQCARLANA from the coding sequence ATGCGCCGCACGCCGCGTTTAGCTATCTGGATGAACGGGATCCCGGTCGGCTACTGGGATAAACACCTCGGGGACGATCGGCTGGAATACCTGCCGGAATGGACGGAGGACGCGCAGGGCCGACCGCTGTCTTTGTCGCTGCCGTTCACCCCGGGCAACCAGCCGTATCGCGGCACGCGGGTGCGGGATTACTTCGATAACCTGTTGCCGGACAGCGAAGGCATCCGTCGCCGCCTGGCGATGCGTTACCAGGCGCACAGCCTCGACCCGTTCGATTTGCTGGCGGAACTGGGACGCGACTGCGTTGGCGCCATCCAGCTGCTGCGCGCTGATGAACAGCCGGAAGGCCTGTTTGCCATTCGCGCTCGCCCGCTCTCCACAGTGGATATTGCCGCGATGCTGCGCCATACCGCCCAGGCGTTTCCCGGCCAGCAGGGTGAAGAGGAGACGCTGCGGCTCTCTATCGCAGGCGCACAGGAGAAAACCGCGCTGCTGTGGCACAACGGTCAGTGGTGTCTGCCGGAGGGCAACACGCCCACAACGCATATCTTCAAACTTCCGCTGGGACTGGTGGGCAATATGCAGGCGGATATGCGCACGTCGATTGAAAACGAATGGCTCTGTTCGCAGTTACTGGCCGCGTATGACATTCCCGTCGCACGTACGCAGATGGCGCAGTTTGAAGAGCAAAAAGTGTTGATCGTCGAGCGCTTCGACCGCCGGTTATCGCGTGATAAACAGTGGTGGTTGCGCTTGCCGCAGGAGGATATGTGCCAGGCGCTCGGCGTGTCGCCGCTGCGAAAATACCAGTCTGACGGCGGGCCGGGTATCGGCGATATCATGACTATCCTGAGTCGTTCAGAGCAGGCGCGGGCCGATCGTGCCACTTTCTTCCGCGCGCAGATCGTTTTCTGGATCCTCGCCGCAACAGACGGCCACGCCAAGAACTTCAGCATCGCGCATCTGCCCGGTAATCGTTATCACCTGACGCCGCTTTATGATGTGTTGTCCGCCTGGCCGGTGATTGGGCCGGGGAATAACCAGATTGCGTGGCAGAAATGTAAGCTCGCGATGGCGGTGCGGGGCAGCAGCAATTACTACCATCTGAGCCAGATCCGCCGACGCCACTGGCTGCGCCAGGGCGAGCTTGCGGGGCTGTCGCACGCGCAGGTCACCGCGATGGTAGACGCGCTTATCGCCGCGACACCCGATGTTATCGACCGCGTGGCCGCTGCGCTTCCGGCAGGCTTCCCCTTAGCGCTGGCGGAGCAGATTTTCGAGGGCATGCGTCAGCAGTGCGCGCGTCTGGCGAACGCCTGA
- the treZ gene encoding malto-oligosyltrehalose trehalohydrolase, giving the protein MESTFLKSWGSEYLANGAVRFRLWATGQQSVTLRLAGQETAMTPTGDGWFELEMPGVTPGTEYSFVLADGMTVPDPASRAQKADVNGPSLVVDPTAYDWKNTDWQGRPWEETVVYEMHIGTFTPEGTFRAAIDKLPYLAQLGVTMLEVLPVSQFGGNRGWGYDGVLLYAPHSAYGTPDDFKAFIDAAHGHGLSVVLDIVLNHFGPEGNYLPLLAPDFFHKERMTPWGNGIAYDIDAARRYIVEAPLYWLKEYRLDGLRFDAIDQIEDTSPKHALIEIAERIRAEITDRPAHLTTEDSRNVIFLHPRNPDGSAPLFTGEWNDDFHNAVHVFATGETQAYYQDFADAPEKRVARVLAEGFAYQGEVSPQSGKPRGVDSTGQPPVAFVDFIQNHDQVGNRAWGERLIELAGGNRTKALLATLLLSPHIPLLFMGEEYGETNPFLFFTDFHGDLAKAVREGRAREFEGHGDYEGEGVPDPNSQQTFEMSKLDWQKPESEEGRAWLSLTRELLTLRREHLVPLLATAGGHSGRVVETAPGFVAVSWTFPKGTLSLALNISARAHALPELPGETLFAWPQASADVPPDGIHVRLAKGDAS; this is encoded by the coding sequence ATGGAATCAACATTCCTGAAAAGTTGGGGTAGCGAATATCTGGCGAACGGTGCCGTTCGCTTTCGTCTCTGGGCGACCGGGCAGCAGAGCGTGACGCTCCGGCTTGCGGGCCAGGAGACTGCAATGACGCCGACAGGCGATGGCTGGTTTGAACTGGAAATGCCAGGCGTTACGCCCGGAACAGAATACAGCTTTGTACTGGCCGACGGGATGACGGTGCCGGATCCGGCATCGCGCGCCCAGAAGGCGGACGTCAACGGCCCGTCGCTGGTCGTTGATCCCACCGCCTATGACTGGAAGAACACGGACTGGCAGGGCCGTCCGTGGGAAGAGACCGTCGTGTATGAGATGCACATTGGCACTTTCACACCGGAAGGCACCTTCCGCGCGGCTATCGACAAGCTGCCGTACCTGGCGCAGCTTGGCGTTACGATGCTGGAAGTGCTGCCGGTGTCGCAGTTTGGCGGCAATCGCGGCTGGGGATACGACGGCGTGTTGCTTTACGCACCGCACTCCGCCTACGGCACGCCGGATGATTTCAAAGCATTTATCGATGCCGCCCACGGGCATGGGCTTTCTGTCGTGCTGGATATTGTGCTCAACCATTTTGGCCCGGAGGGCAACTATCTGCCGCTGCTGGCCCCGGATTTCTTCCACAAAGAACGGATGACACCGTGGGGCAACGGCATCGCCTATGATATCGACGCCGCGCGCCGCTATATCGTGGAAGCGCCGCTCTACTGGCTGAAAGAGTACCGCCTCGACGGGCTGCGCTTTGACGCAATCGATCAGATTGAAGACACGTCGCCAAAACATGCGCTGATTGAGATTGCCGAGCGCATCCGCGCGGAAATCACCGACCGACCGGCACATCTCACCACGGAGGACAGCCGCAACGTTATCTTCCTGCATCCGCGTAACCCGGACGGCAGCGCACCGCTGTTCACCGGCGAGTGGAACGACGATTTTCATAATGCGGTACATGTGTTTGCTACTGGCGAAACGCAGGCGTATTACCAGGATTTTGCCGACGCGCCGGAAAAACGCGTCGCTCGCGTGCTGGCGGAAGGCTTCGCCTATCAGGGCGAAGTGTCGCCCCAGAGCGGCAAGCCGCGCGGGGTGGACAGCACCGGTCAGCCGCCCGTCGCCTTCGTCGATTTTATCCAGAATCACGATCAGGTTGGTAACCGCGCCTGGGGCGAGCGGCTGATCGAGCTTGCAGGCGGCAATCGCACAAAGGCATTGCTGGCGACGCTCTTGCTTTCGCCGCATATCCCGCTGCTTTTTATGGGCGAGGAGTACGGCGAAACCAACCCGTTCCTGTTCTTTACCGACTTCCACGGTGATCTTGCCAAAGCCGTGCGGGAAGGGCGTGCGCGTGAATTTGAAGGCCACGGCGACTATGAAGGCGAGGGCGTACCGGACCCGAATTCGCAACAGACCTTCGAGATGTCGAAGCTCGACTGGCAGAAGCCTGAAAGCGAAGAGGGGAGGGCGTGGCTGAGCCTCACCCGCGAACTACTGACGCTGCGCCGTGAACATCTCGTCCCGCTGCTCGCGACCGCGGGCGGCCATAGCGGCCGGGTGGTGGAAACCGCGCCGGGATTTGTGGCAGTAAGCTGGACATTCCCGAAAGGCACGCTGTCGCTCGCGCTAAATATTAGCGCGCGCGCGCATGCGCTGCCTGAACTGCCGGGTGAAACTCTGTTCGCGTGGCCGCAGGCCAGCGCCGATGTGCCGCCAGACGGCATTCACGTTCGCCTGGCAAAAGGAGACGCGTCATGA
- a CDS encoding MFS transporter yields MDASSHAVPARRTGKSLWPLALCAGLLGIGQNGLLVVLPQLVQMTGLSLSVWAGLLMFGSMLFLPGSPWWGRQTEIRGCKFVVVAALGGYLASFGVMALVVWGMARGIVGVSWGLTGLIVSRALYGMTVSGMVPAAQTWAMQRAGMENRLMALASVSSGLSCGRLIGPPLAAAALSLHPQMPLWLMALAPFIALLLVARQHNDPPLAPVAHQSARLRLNMLPYLALALLLAACISLMQLGLSPHLRPLFQGDLATVSHHVALLLSLAAASTLLAQFLVVRPQRLAPRALLLSAAGLMTAGLLLMILPGLISFYAGIAVTSFGAAMATPGYQVLLNDRLTTGKGAGVIATSHTLGYGASALLVPVISLWFGEHALIVAAFIIAALFLLFSIGVWRTAAPQEPRL; encoded by the coding sequence GCCGTACCCGCCCGCCGCACAGGTAAGTCACTCTGGCCGCTGGCGCTGTGCGCGGGACTGCTCGGGATCGGGCAAAATGGTTTGCTGGTGGTGCTGCCCCAGCTGGTGCAGATGACGGGGTTATCGCTCTCTGTCTGGGCCGGTTTGTTGATGTTCGGTTCAATGCTGTTTTTACCAGGCTCCCCCTGGTGGGGACGGCAAACAGAAATCCGGGGCTGTAAATTTGTGGTGGTGGCCGCGCTCGGCGGTTATCTCGCAAGTTTCGGCGTCATGGCGCTGGTCGTCTGGGGAATGGCGCGCGGTATCGTTGGCGTTTCATGGGGGCTTACGGGGCTTATCGTCTCACGCGCGCTTTATGGCATGACGGTTTCCGGCATGGTGCCCGCCGCCCAGACCTGGGCGATGCAGCGCGCCGGTATGGAAAACCGGCTCATGGCGCTGGCCTCTGTCAGTTCCGGCCTGAGCTGCGGGCGTCTTATCGGTCCACCGCTTGCGGCCGCCGCGCTCAGTCTTCATCCGCAAATGCCGCTCTGGCTGATGGCGCTCGCACCGTTTATCGCGCTGCTGCTTGTGGCGCGCCAGCATAACGATCCGCCGCTTGCGCCGGTCGCGCACCAGTCGGCGCGGCTGCGCCTTAATATGCTGCCGTATCTGGCACTGGCGCTGCTGCTGGCTGCCTGTATCAGCCTGATGCAGCTCGGTCTGTCGCCGCATCTGCGCCCACTGTTTCAGGGCGATCTCGCAACAGTCAGTCATCACGTCGCGCTGCTGTTAAGTCTGGCGGCGGCAAGCACGCTGCTGGCGCAATTTCTGGTGGTAAGGCCACAGCGCCTGGCGCCGCGCGCGCTGTTGTTAAGTGCGGCGGGGCTGATGACCGCCGGCCTGCTTTTGATGATCCTGCCGGGGTTAATATCCTTTTATGCGGGGATTGCGGTGACCTCGTTTGGCGCCGCGATGGCCACGCCGGGCTATCAGGTGCTACTGAATGACAGGCTCACCACCGGCAAAGGCGCAGGCGTTATCGCGACCAGCCACACGCTCGGCTACGGTGCCAGCGCGCTGCTGGTGCCCGTCATTTCGCTCTGGTTTGGCGAACATGCCCTTATTGTCGCTGCCTTTATTATTGCTGCGCTGTTTTTACTTTTCAGCATCGGCGTATGGCGTACCGCCGCGCCGCAGGAGCCCCGCTTATGA
- the treY gene encoding malto-oligosyltrehalose synthase encodes MSIPASTYRIQFRNGMTFDRAAGLVPYLKRLGISHLYASPVFTATSGSTHGYDVTDANEIEPAIGGREGFDRMAKALKDAGLGLILDIVPNHMAASLENPWWRDVIENGEKSHYARHFDIDWTRRLTLPFLGDTFENVLENGEISIKPDPKTGKPALAYYESFYPLNPETWQGREAEVLAITDKTAIAALHDSQSYQLISWREAPRSLSYRRFFEITGLAGVRVEDDAVFDDSHRLILELVHAGVVDGLRVDHVDGLADPKAYLERLREKAGPDCYITVEKILGKGEQIPEDWPISGTTGYEFIAALSDVLVDDAKLDDLSKAYHDVVGQTVDMRAELRDAKLLMADRNFEGEFTTLLRLATGIAQTEGVTLDESLVRGALRELLVAFPVYRTYGTAQGLTPADTALLERIVAKVQKSEHAPDASALAFLADLLAGKLSAATYDDAATFRTRFQQLTGPLMAKSVEDTLFFRQHMQLALNEVGAEPLPRTFSVDRFHKEMALRLAHQPDALTGTSTHDTKRGEDARARLYALTEAPLFWAECVARWRQLNQTRVVFLNDGTAPKGVDTWMLYQALAGVWPATLKPDDEAGLKALEERFLGFVEKALREAKLRTDWADTNDAYEKAVLDYASHLLSPDNQDFLKDFHDALQPFIRAGLVNSQTQTALKLTAPGVPDIYQGSEALNFSLVDPDNRREPDFIALDSMLAPEATLAATAQDWLSGRLKQHLIARVLRLRQQNPALFRHGEYLPLRVEGEFDSNVIAYARTHGSDALMVIAPRLVFTALYESASLPGAARWHDTHIDLPPTLANRRWRNVVTGEAFELADQINLETADGCLSVILITD; translated from the coding sequence ATGAGCATTCCAGCCTCCACCTACCGTATTCAGTTTCGCAACGGCATGACCTTCGACCGCGCGGCTGGTCTGGTGCCTTATCTGAAGCGACTTGGCATCAGCCACCTGTATGCGTCGCCGGTTTTTACGGCCACATCCGGCTCCACGCACGGGTATGACGTGACGGATGCGAATGAAATAGAACCCGCTATCGGCGGGCGTGAAGGTTTCGATCGCATGGCAAAAGCGCTCAAAGACGCCGGGCTGGGGTTGATTCTGGATATTGTGCCGAACCATATGGCGGCGTCGCTGGAAAACCCGTGGTGGCGCGATGTCATTGAAAATGGCGAGAAAAGCCACTATGCGCGCCACTTTGATATCGACTGGACACGACGCCTGACGCTGCCGTTCCTCGGCGATACGTTTGAAAACGTGCTGGAAAACGGCGAGATAAGCATTAAGCCCGATCCAAAAACGGGCAAACCGGCGCTCGCTTATTACGAAAGCTTTTACCCGCTAAACCCGGAAACCTGGCAAGGCCGCGAGGCGGAAGTGCTGGCGATAACGGATAAAACGGCCATTGCGGCGCTGCACGATAGCCAGTCATATCAGCTTATTTCCTGGCGCGAGGCCCCGCGTTCACTCTCGTATCGCCGCTTTTTTGAAATCACCGGCCTTGCGGGCGTGCGCGTCGAGGACGATGCGGTATTTGATGACAGCCACCGGCTGATTCTGGAGCTGGTCCACGCGGGTGTGGTGGACGGATTGCGGGTGGATCACGTCGACGGACTTGCCGATCCCAAAGCGTATCTTGAGCGGCTGCGTGAGAAAGCCGGGCCAGATTGCTACATCACGGTGGAAAAAATCCTCGGTAAGGGCGAGCAGATCCCTGAAGACTGGCCGATTTCCGGCACCACGGGCTATGAGTTTATCGCCGCGCTCTCCGACGTGCTGGTGGATGACGCGAAGCTCGACGATCTCAGTAAGGCTTATCACGACGTTGTCGGACAGACGGTAGATATGCGCGCCGAACTGCGCGACGCCAAGCTTTTAATGGCTGACCGTAATTTTGAGGGCGAGTTTACCACGCTGCTGCGGCTCGCTACCGGCATCGCGCAAACGGAAGGCGTGACGCTCGACGAATCTCTTGTGCGCGGCGCGCTGCGCGAACTGCTGGTGGCGTTCCCGGTGTACCGCACCTATGGCACTGCGCAGGGGCTGACGCCTGCCGACACCGCGCTGCTGGAGCGCATTGTCGCGAAAGTACAGAAGAGCGAACATGCACCGGACGCATCCGCACTCGCGTTTCTCGCCGATCTGCTGGCCGGAAAACTGTCGGCTGCCACGTATGACGACGCCGCCACGTTCCGTACCCGTTTTCAGCAGCTGACCGGCCCGCTGATGGCGAAATCGGTGGAAGATACGCTCTTTTTCCGCCAGCACATGCAGCTTGCGCTCAACGAAGTGGGCGCCGAGCCGCTGCCGCGCACTTTCTCGGTAGATCGCTTTCATAAAGAGATGGCGCTGCGCCTGGCGCATCAGCCGGATGCGCTCACCGGCACGTCCACGCACGACACCAAACGCGGCGAAGACGCCCGCGCGCGTCTTTATGCGCTCACCGAGGCGCCGCTGTTCTGGGCCGAGTGCGTCGCCCGCTGGCGGCAGCTGAACCAGACCAGGGTGGTGTTTCTCAACGACGGTACGGCGCCAAAAGGCGTGGACACCTGGATGCTGTATCAGGCGCTTGCAGGCGTCTGGCCGGCCACGCTGAAACCGGATGATGAGGCAGGCCTGAAAGCGCTGGAAGAACGCTTTCTGGGCTTTGTGGAAAAGGCGCTGCGTGAAGCAAAACTGCGCACCGACTGGGCGGATACCAACGACGCCTATGAGAAAGCGGTGCTGGATTACGCGAGCCATCTCCTGTCACCGGACAATCAGGATTTCCTGAAGGATTTTCACGATGCGCTCCAGCCGTTTATTCGCGCGGGCCTGGTGAACAGCCAGACCCAGACGGCGCTGAAGCTGACAGCACCAGGCGTGCCGGATATCTATCAGGGGAGCGAGGCGCTCAATTTCAGCCTGGTCGATCCGGATAACCGTCGCGAACCCGATTTTATTGCGCTCGACAGTATGCTGGCGCCGGAGGCAACCCTTGCCGCCACGGCGCAGGACTGGCTGAGCGGACGGCTTAAGCAGCACCTTATCGCGCGCGTGCTGCGTCTGCGCCAGCAAAACCCGGCGCTGTTCCGGCATGGCGAGTATCTGCCGCTGCGCGTTGAGGGCGAATTCGACAGTAATGTTATCGCGTATGCCCGAACCCACGGCAGTGACGCGCTGATGGTTATCGCGCCGCGCCTCGTGTTCACCGCCCTGTATGAAAGCGCCTCACTGCCGGGGGCTGCGCGCTGGCACGACACACATATCGATTTGCCGCCGACGCTTGCCAACCGTCGCTGGCGCAATGTTGTGACCGGCGAGGCGTTTGAGCTTGCCGATCAAATAAACCTGGAGACAGCCGATGGCTGCTTGTCAGTGATACTCATAACCGACTGA